The genomic window ACTGCAAGTTGGATTTATTAAACCTAAGTCAATTATGGTTGATAGATACATTTAGAAAAGTTAAGAGAGAAACCTCCTTTTAGAAGCTGTTGAAGATTTCCTCTGGGCATGAAATCATAAACGAGTGCAAGACACTTCTTGTTCTGGCAATATCCTTGCAAAGTCACGAGATTCTTGTGATGAACTTTGGACAATGTTTGCACCTGCGGCAATAGATATAGTTACCAAACATCCTAGAGCTGAAGCCAGTTGCGTCATTTTATTCAATACATACTGTGGAAATTGTTTTAGATGTCATGCAGACTTATAGTTTACTTTTGGATGACTTGTAACAAACGTTGGAATAATTGAGGCTGTATGCATCTAGTATGATGCAGAGGATGGCGGTAATAAAAGCTTCCAGTTTCAGAAAAAAAACGTTTTTATTGAAGAATGTCATGTTGTGGCCTAGTTGGTTTTGTGTTGTACCTCAGGGAGGAAGTCTGTTGACTCTGCTATTGATGTCTCCATAAGCACCTTGACAGCTACCTCATCACCATTTTCCAGTGTGCCATGATAAACAATACCAAAACCTCCTTTTCCGATGATTGATTGAAAGTTGTTAGTTATGAGTTTCAGCTCTGCGTATGTGAACCGTCTGATATCAATATGTAGGGGAGTTTCCTCTTCATACATAGCATAATCTTCATCGTCTCCTGACTTCCCTGCAGAGTCAAGAAGTTGTGTTTAACATGAAAGTTTAGGTACGGAGCTGCTCTCTTATGTTTGCCACCTATTGCATTGATGAAAGGGAAATTTAGAGCATATCATTTTGTTTTACCTTTCCAGTATAACTTCCAGAGTATGCCCATCACTACTAGGAGGGATACCAGTACCACAGGAACTATCACTGCGATGAGCACAgtagatgtcttcttcttcttatttgaaCAGTACGTATCTTTGACTTTTGAGCATATGGGATTGCCTTCTAATCTAGGGGCACAATTCGACAACATATAGAAAAATGAACTCATAAGATGTTAGTGTGGTAGGCCAAAAGTATGACACTAACTAAACTGTGGCCAGAGGAAGTCAAACTTGCGTAACTCTAATCTGGTAAAGTGTGGCATATTTGTTATATGTGCAAAGACTGTTGCTAAACCTTGAATTTCTTCTATGAGACTCAACCCTGTTTCTTTGCagttttgttttttggttttatCCATTTttttatgtagtactccctccgatccatattacttgtcgctcaaatggatgtatctacatgtATTTCTGTGCTAGATACATTCTTTTGAGcgcaagtaatatggatcggagggagtaataaattgTGCAACATTCAGTTAAAACAAAAGGAATTACGCAACAGATCATGCAAACCTTAAGTCAAGCAGACCAGCGTGAGATCTTTGAAGAATAGAATCCGGGATTGGCCCATCAAGCTGGTTATATGACAAATCGCTGTAAAATAATAGTTAAAACCATTCTCTAAAACTTATATCATCAACCAAATATTATAATCAGCACAGAGACTTACAGAACTTTGAGTGACTTTATTTGGTAGTCTGGAATAGCTCCTGTCAAATTGTTGTGTGATAAATCCCTACATATATTATATGGTTACGTCACAAGGATGTCAAAATAATAACATTTAGCCCATTGATATTTTGTGGTAGGCACGACTTACAAGTTTTCCAGTGATACCATGTTCATGAATGATATGACCAATCCACCTTTCAGTCCGCTGGTAGACAGATTTCTGCAAAACAACTCCTTTTAATACAGGTCTATTAATTTAGTGATAGCATTCAGCTAACTTGTTTTTTAAAGATTATTAAAGTATCATTCTGTGGTTTACACTAAATTACATATGTTTTCAAGATTTCAACTAAATTACATATTTTTAACCTTTGAAGCACATTACATTAGCCAGTAAGATATGTGACTGAGTGTCTCTTGCTAATGTAATGTGCTTCAAAGGTTAAAAATATTGAATTGTGATATTTAGGTTCCAAAATGTAAATATGGGACAGTCCTGGTTATTTTCTTACACTGCGACAATCCTCGGATTCTGGTTGCTCTTAGAGTAGTCGCAAGTTAAACCTTCCCAGGAATACTCTCTTGGGGAGCATGGATCTCCGTTCCAGTTTATTCGTGCCAAATTGTAGTGTTTCTTGACTTCTTTCATGTAATTGACTACAACACCGAAAAGACAATGGAAACAAATATGAGCAGAATAAAGAAAGCTGTATATGTTGTCTATGGGCGCTCATATATGTATTAAAAAGAATGTAAACAATTACTTAACTAGTTGCAAAGTTATTATGTGCAATTTTTATCTATTTAACAGAAGTGAATAAACTGAATGAGGATCATGTGAATCTGCCACGTATACATGCTTGCATAATGCACATGCAGGCTAATACATTGAACTCACCATCGTTGGAGTCAGTGGTGAGGTTATCCATCCGAACGAGTGAGTACACCTCAAACGCATTGATGAGCGGTGGGAGCCTCGATCTACGTGTCCTGTTCAGGCGGAAGATCGCAGCAGGGTTGTGCAAGAACCGCCCGTTCTGGTGCATGCTGTCCACCTGGAAGCGGGACGGCGAGAAGTCTGGGAATAGCAATTCGTTGTCGCTGTAGATATCAAATCTCCTGCTCGGGTTGCTGCTGTTGATCTCAGCAAAATGGAAGATGGGAAGAAGCTCCAGGTTCTTGGCGTCCAGGTTGGGACCCACTGTCACGTTGATCTCGAGGAAGGAGAAGTTCGTGTCTAGGGTAGAGGCCTGCTGGAGGATGCCCTCTGGTACCTGGAAGGTGTTGTCCCCGGGTAGCCTCCTCACTCGATCGCTAGTGTTTAAGCTGATCCAAGGGTACGTGGTCAACAACCAGGCCTCCCAGAACCGGTCGTACGGGTCCAATTTATATCTTCATTGCACACAAAAGACAAGGTGGAAACAGGTAAATAACTAGCCCAATAAACTACTTTTTCGTTTTTACTTAAAGGGCAATAGCCATGACAACGGGCAAGCCCAACTTCTTGTCACATTAACATGACATTAAATTTTATTAGAAGCAATTGCGTGTTTCAAGAAACAGAAAGGAGCAAACACTTTGAATGTGCTGAGCTAGCAAATCGAATTTAAAACCACTGTCAGGCATAATTAAGATCAAATCCAAAATTATTGTGTATGACAGCCATGTCTTACCTTGTGATAAATTCAGTGGTTTCACCAAATCTGATCCGTTTAAAGTAGCTGATTGACACCGAAGAATTCACAAAAGGGTACATCAAATCGTCAAGTGGCCTCAACTCCAGAGCAGACACAAATGGAGTCCCTGAACTGAAGTTTATCAGACAAACTGACACCGAGTTGGCTGGAGCAACGGTGATTACCTCCTTCCATATCGTGAGTGATGGATCCCAATTTGTCATGTTCACCGCCTCCCAGATATTGACGCCGATATGGAGCCCAAACAGAAACAGCGAGCCGTCCCGACTTTTGTTCAACCCATCGTAGTTGCCGTAAGTAAATGTGGCCCTCAGCAGATACTTGGTGCCGGCGGTGGATGGCAGCGTATAGCAATTCCGGGAGCCATCGGGGAAGCTCCTCAGGGTTTTCTGTTGCTCATCTGAACCAACCATAAACTCTGCTGAAATTTTATTGTTTAAACCACCTTCAACAAATCCACTGTCAGGATCGAACTGTATTCCTGTGATGCTGTCATTGTAGGCGCTAGTGTTTGTGAATCCACAGTCAACGCTTATAAACCCTGCACAACGGCAATATGTATCAATCCCATTTGTTTCAGGAATCCAAGATCTATGCAAAGATCATGACTTGTGCGGCTATGTAGGTATTCAGGATAATATCTGAAGATTTCAGTAAAGTGAAATTGCATGCTAAAGTTAGCTGAACTGTGCATGCAGATTGAGCAGGGGTTAAAGAGGCGCAGGATCAAGAAGGGAAAAGATAGGATGACATGGCTTGTATATATTACCAGGAGGAGACTGGCAGTGGACTTGAATCGTCGTCGTAACCAGGATGAGCAGCAGCGCAAAGATCCATGCCAGTTTTGCATGTGCCGAGTAATAGCTGATCGCCATGGTTCTATCCGGTTCGTGCAATTTTTGGAAGCAAGAAACTGCAAATGGCTTGTGAATTTATATAGCAGAGAAGACAACAAACACGGTCTAGTCTCTCGATCCCTTTTTTATGATTTGTTTGGTGTTTTCAGTGTTTGGACTGACCTGGCCTTACCGCCGGATTAACAATATGTTTTTCTCATTGGCAGGTAAACCTTGTGGCGATAGAAATGGATGCAACTTGCATTCATCTTATAAGAAAAGAAACTCCAACTTGGCATGGAGGATAGGCCGCACGCCAAATGTCGCGGTGCTCTGCAGTCTTCCGTATGCGGCCAACGAACCGCTCGTCAGCGTGATAGCCAAGTCCCAACCCGGGCACAATTGTTTGGCTTGGGCGGGCGAATCGTGCTTGCGGATCGCCCATATCTAAAGCCGCGGACGTTGGTTGTTCTCTGAACCAGCCCGGCATGCCAAATAAAACAAGTGTTACGACCTGCAATCGCCAGATAAAAGAAAGGAGCAAGTTGCAGCGAGCCCGACCGATTCGCTAGGGTGATATAAGAACGACCGGGTGTGAGCTTGGAGGACGCATGTCCGCCGGCCGGTCGGTCTCAAATGTCAATCGGGTTCTTATTATTTTCACCATGTAGTACATCAAGTTTCATCAGCGCGCATGTGGAGGATGGCACTCGGTCGCGCGTCGAATTGTCACAAACAAAGGGCAGGGCAGGTAGAGTTCATCGGCGGGCGGCGACTGTATGTGTGTTCGGGATTCAAACTTGGTTTCAATCTAGTTTGGGGTAGGTCCGTAGGCGTCTCTGTCCCGCTTACGTCGAGAACCGCGTCGATCAGCTCCGCGCCTCAGCGCAGCGAGCAAGACGTCGACAAGCGCAAGCCGTCCCGGCGGGCTGCGACGCCGTCATTTTGGTCACCGCGAGATGACGGCGCGCACGGGACCGAAGTGCGTTTCCTACGGCGAGAGACCGCGCTCCCGGTCCCGGGGACCGGGGCGCCACATTGCATAACGTTTTCGTTTCGAGGGACCAGATTGCATAACGTTTTCGTTTTGAGGGACCAGATTGCATTTACACTGAGCAGGCAAGGCCCTCCCCTCTGCCGTCGCCGtcgggggtggcggccaaggatgGGTTCACGCACGGCGCCGATGTGCCCCGCCCCCCTTCCCTCGCACAAGGCCACCGCCACAACATCTCGGGGCTCGGCCTGGAGGCGCTGCACTAAGCGGCCGAGTCGAGGAGCCGCCTGCGGGCGACCGGCGACGAGGTTAGGTATGTCATGCGGTTGCATTTCTTCCCCTGCATTAGCATCACCCTCTTCGTACCTCAGGTGCCAACTTGCTCATACTTACTAGAGTCAGTAGTAGCTCCAACTCGGGAAATGCTCAGAGGATTTGGTAGCAGGAGCGCGAATTTCAATTTGATTCAACAGCATTGCAAGAGGGAATGCGGGATTGGGGGTAATTAGAACCCAGAGTTCTTAAGAAGCACTGCTTAAGCAGGTCACTTGTTTTAGATCTGGTATGGAACCTAATGTTCGAGTGCCAATTAACAGACCACCGAGTTCTCACTTAGAAGTAGGTGCTCCCTGTTTGAAAATTACTTGAACTAAATACCAAAGTCCGCACAATTATTATTTTTGCCCCTCATCAAACAACAATCAAGATCAGAAAATGGAAACCACATTTCTGTTTATCAACAACCAATAATGGCAGGTGAGCTACCAAACTTTGTCTAACAGACACAACGATAACTTGGTAGGCATTTTCCTTTCACCGTCCAGATAAGGGGATCAATTCTGTCATCCTGCTCGAGCTGGAGCTCTCGTCGTTGCCTTCTCCAGAAATCAACAAGTGGAATTGCCTTCGCATTTCGTCATTCATGGACTTCGTAGAGGACGCGGAAGCATACTGTTTTTCGCTCAGAGTTGTTGGCAACAACACTTTTAGCCTTGAAACAACCTCAGTCATGCTCGGCCTGTCGATGGCTGCACTTTCTACGCATTTCATGGCCAGGTCCACCACACCCTGCAGGGAACTGGGGTCATTCTGATCCAACAGCCTCTTGTCCACGATATCTTGAATACTGCCTTTTGCAATCTTTTGGCGTACCCAGTTTGGTAGGTGGTAGGTGTGAGGGTCCATCAATATCGGGGGCTTGCCAGTGATGATCTCCAAGAGCACGATGCCAAAGCTGTAAACGTCTGTCTTGATGGTGAGCTGGAAAGTTGCGTGGTACTCGGGATCAAGGTAGCCAAGAGTTCCAGCAGCAACAGTAgatatgtgtgtgtgtgcatcGTTAAAAGCGCGCGAAAGCCCAAAATCAGCTATTATCCCCACCAGGTTCTTGTCCAGAAGGATGTTGGCAGTCTTGACATCTCTGTGAACTATTGATGGGGTGCATGACTCATGTAGATATTCCAGTCCTGTAATTTACTTTGTTAACATATgcatacatacacacatacatcACCTAAAGGGGAGCATGTAAATGAAATGCGAACCTTGTGCTGAATCAAGTGCAATATGAAGCCGTTGTTCCCAATTCAAACTGTAGTCATCTCCTGCATCAAGACGTACCAAAGTTAATGTAAGTGCCACAAGATACATGCTTGGTATTATACATACTTGCTTTGTAATTTTTGCACATTTAACTTCAGAATGATGTTAAAACACACAATGATTAAGCATGACATCAGTTGGCCTATTATGGTCTAAACCCAGTATAATAGGCACTTTGATCTTCGAGAGGTCACTGCTTTTCCTTCCATTTAACAAAGATTTTTTATTAACAAAAGAACCAAGCTATTTAAAGTATTCTTTGAATATGTACTTCTGTCATTGCTTTGTTTCTTACTGGTTTTGAATATGTAACTATCGAGTCATAATTATGACTGAGTAGTGAAGTATGTAACTGTGatgctgtaacgcccggataatcatgctacagtgatctcatgttaatggtgacacgtcacctctgtcactgtaattaatctcgggttaattcaaagccgtttcaaatttaaatcctaaataagtcaaacgtcaaaagttttcaaatattaaaataaaatgttcgggccatgtctaatattgcatcggtaattatggcgTAGTAAAcacctttttataaaatgcctaattACTTTTAGATGAATTTAAACaggaaagaaataaataaaagaaaagaaatacaaaagagaaacacacacacacaaaaaaaggaaaagaacccccccccctcggtgctccggcccaactgggccacgacccacCAGGCCGGCCTAACCGGCCATCCCTCACTCCCCATTTCCCCCCGCTCCCTAAACCCTAGCCCCACCGACACCCACTTCCCCTCccccccgtcgccccactcgctctcccccaccccctcgctctggatctggatcgagaggagcccgatcccctcctccctcgctCGCGCCCGATGTGAGCCGTCATCAGCCGGCACCAGCGCCGCCTCCCCACCGGACCcccgcctcctcatctcctccccgccgcccgacGTGCTCGACGTCGGCGCCGCATCGCCACCGCTTGGAGGACCTTTCCGCCGTCACCGTTCGTCGGGGCAACCTCACAGGAGCTCCTCTGCCTCGACCCCGCCGTCGTCGGAACGCCACCTCGACCCCCTCCTCGTCGGACTTCCCCGACCTCCGTCGAGCCCGCTGCCTAGACCCCACGGCCCCGTGGTGAGGCCCCGACAACTCCTCCTCCCCTGCTCCGGCCACttcggccatggcctcgctcacCGACGCCTGcaacgcgcgccggccgccctggccgcgcccgcgccccctgCCTGTGCCCGCGTGGCCTGCCGCCCTTAGACACGCCCGCGCCGGCCTCGTCCTGCCCCGGACGGCGTCGCCCTCTGCCCGGGCCGTCGCCTTGCCTTGCCTCGCCGTGTTCCCCACGCCCACGCGCCGGTCTGGGCTCCCTGCGCCCTGCTGCCGCttgtgcggtggtcgccggcgcccCGCCAACCTCGCCCCGCTCTGCGCCTCGCCGGCGCCCCCCCTCGGGCGCCCTGTTGGGGCCGGCCACCACGCCCGCACACCGGTGCCCGTTGCCCGCAACCGCGCCCGTTGCGCCCGAACCCGCTaaggcccctgtgcctatgacatgaGGGGCCCAGGCCCTAGaacgaaaattaaaaaaaagatttaataaaataaataaatgattaaaataattaaaatattaattagttaattaattagagaattaattaacttaattgatcctgattagattaacctaatcacctagttagttaattaatctattaggttagttaacagtcaatgacagctgggacccacacgtcagttgaccagtcaactctgttgactgctgatgtcagcatgacatcatgctgatgtcattattccatttttgaattaatttaaataactaattaaattccagaaattaataaaatctttagaaaatcatatcttttaatccgtaactcggattaaaatattttcaacatgaaagttgctcagaacgacgagacgaacccggatacgcagcccgttcgtccaccacacacccctaacatatcaaacacgcaactttccctctctggttcatctgtccgaaaacgcgaaacaccgggaatactttcccggatgtttccccccttcgtcggtaccacctcataccacgttagggcacacctagcaccgctcattgtcacgtcacgcatcgtcgtgtttatgtttgcattgtattcattgtttcttccccctcttatctccggtagactacgagaccgacgctgctgctgcccagttcgactacggagttgacgacccctctctcttgccagagcaaccaggcaagccccccccttgatcaccagatatcgcctattctcttctatactgcttgcattagagtagtgtagcctgttactgctttccgttgatcctattctgatgcatagcctgacattgtcgctacacctgttgataccttacctgcaatcctaaatgcttagtataggatgctagtttatcatcattggccctacattcttgtcggtctgccttgctatactattgggccgtgatcactcgggaggtgatcacgggtatatactatacatacatacatactatacagatggtgactaaagtcgggtcagctcgaagagtacccgcgagtg from Triticum aestivum cultivar Chinese Spring chromosome 3B, IWGSC CS RefSeq v2.1, whole genome shotgun sequence includes these protein-coding regions:
- the LOC123071138 gene encoding senescence-induced receptor-like serine/threonine-protein kinase codes for the protein MAISYYSAHAKLAWIFALLLILVTTTIQVHCQSPPGFISVDCGFTNTSAYNDSITGIQFDPDSGFVEGGLNNKISAEFMVGSDEQQKTLRSFPDGSRNCYTLPSTAGTKYLLRATFTYGNYDGLNKSRDGSLFLFGLHIGVNIWEAVNMTNWDPSLTIWKEVITVAPANSVSVCLINFSSGTPFVSALELRPLDDLMYPFVNSSVSISYFKRIRFGETTEFITRYKLDPYDRFWEAWLLTTYPWISLNTSDRVRRLPGDNTFQVPEGILQQASTLDTNFSFLEINVTVGPNLDAKNLELLPIFHFAEINSSNPSRRFDIYSDNELLFPDFSPSRFQVDSMHQNGRFLHNPAAIFRLNRTRRSRLPPLINAFEVYSLVRMDNLTTDSNDVNYMKEVKKHYNLARINWNGDPCSPREYSWEGLTCDYSKSNQNPRIVAVNLSTSGLKGGLVISFMNMVSLENLDLSHNNLTGAIPDYQIKSLKVLDLSYNQLDGPIPDSILQRSHAGLLDLRLEGNPICSKVKDTYCSNKKKKTSTVLIAVIVPVVLVSLLVVMGILWKLYWKGKSGDDEDYAMYEEETPLHIDIRRFTYAELKLITNNFQSIIGKGGFGIVYHGTLENGDEVAVKVLMETSIAESTDFLPEVQTLSKVHHKNLVTLQGYCQNKKCLALVYDFMPRGNLQQLLKGGDDYSLTWEQRLYIALDAAQGLEYLHESCTPSIVHRDVKTPNILLDKNLVGVISDFGLSRAFNDAHTHISTVAAGTLGYLDPEYHATFQLTVKTDVYSFGIVLLEIITGQSPVFMDPQTVHLPNWVRQKIAKGSIHDVVDRRLLDQYDVSSLQGAVDLALNCVENAAIDRPTMTEVVSRLKTWLPAVSTDKQSTSGTPRRKYSMNTEMPKQFQSMISGVSNAESSFQSSGYTDGNGMSQATIFSGR